One genomic region from Anabaena sp. PCC 7108 encodes:
- a CDS encoding T3SS effector HopA1 family protein, with translation MQLLDSLHSQLSELPKQLQTSLQDMVNQITIESHHCIKHPEYKSLELPEPVVSRFQQLPLEMQQQHLKLQLRNFLYSVYYNAASKPHLKSDAINSNDQLAQNLENNSVFGVDLEFYDRLHTRNKSEGYWSHNWQIVREETDSTLAVHKNGLTLHVDPNLHLLPTNQKVTVGKFVSIRMPKNVVQNGFYMAVANAGSQNNHEITRIYFNLTPEGAASVMESLTAQLNKISISFSFKALYNPSDYGRYDSAVLYFNKNQYDVVHPVLERVYAENKSYFFEQVPLFTKLLAPGLACAEEPEQKFGEQESFGTHRCQIIANGLIAAWQQDDNTPEGRLASIFKHFSLQKIQLQRPYLNAKSKDIYTPLW, from the coding sequence ATGCAACTATTAGATTCGCTACATAGTCAACTTTCCGAGTTGCCAAAGCAATTGCAGACATCATTACAAGATATGGTGAATCAGATTACAATTGAATCTCACCATTGTATCAAGCATCCAGAGTACAAATCCTTAGAATTGCCAGAGCCAGTTGTATCTCGTTTTCAGCAGTTACCGCTGGAAATGCAACAACAGCATTTGAAATTACAATTGCGAAACTTTTTATACAGTGTCTATTATAATGCTGCTTCAAAACCTCACCTCAAATCTGACGCTATCAACTCAAATGATCAATTGGCGCAAAATCTAGAAAATAACAGCGTATTCGGCGTAGATTTAGAATTTTATGATCGCTTACATACCAGGAACAAAAGTGAAGGCTACTGGAGTCATAACTGGCAGATAGTCAGGGAAGAAACGGATAGCACATTGGCAGTGCATAAAAATGGGTTAACATTGCACGTTGATCCTAATTTGCATCTGTTACCAACAAACCAAAAGGTAACTGTGGGCAAGTTTGTATCTATTAGAATGCCTAAGAATGTGGTACAAAACGGATTTTATATGGCAGTAGCGAATGCAGGCTCCCAAAATAATCATGAAATTACGCGAATTTACTTTAATTTAACACCAGAAGGGGCAGCCTCAGTCATGGAAAGTTTAACAGCCCAACTAAATAAGATTTCGATTTCTTTTTCCTTTAAAGCGCTATATAATCCGTCCGATTATGGACGTTATGACTCAGCCGTGCTTTACTTTAATAAAAACCAATATGATGTAGTTCACCCAGTATTAGAAAGGGTCTATGCAGAAAATAAATCCTATTTTTTTGAGCAAGTACCTTTGTTTACTAAGCTATTAGCACCAGGTTTAGCTTGCGCTGAAGAACCAGAGCAAAAATTTGGGGAACAAGAAAGTTTTGGGACACATCGCTGTCAAATTATCGCTAACGGTTTAATTGCAGCTTGGCAACAAGACGATAATACTCCAGAAGGTAGATTGGCATCCATTTTCAAGCATTTTTCATTACAGAAAAT
- a CDS encoding phosphotransferase, with product MPFILSSQNVFNYLISQGLCTQQEQSLSEIELKPAKNFNLLVSLPNGRQLLVKQERLNQEGKTRGEFLDEWQVHSFCQTFPEISHLRTYLSAAIHFDAENSIIVFNYLNDYRDLAEFYAQENLFATDISWSIGATLASIHRLTFKHQEYQEFFQTASRETDSITPNLPGKLNRITPEVFGMVPADGLKFFALYQRYDNLGKAIASLSDAFTPCCLTHNDLKLNNILLSLNWEAITNQESGFSDSIIRLIDWERGGWGDPASDLGAIIASYLQIWLHSMVTNKTTPIEESLRLAAIPLQLLQPSLSTLIQSYLANFPQILEHRPDFLSLVVQFCGFALIRSIQAQLQYERTFDNSGICILQVAKSLLCRPQASIITIFGMEASDLIPTLSLA from the coding sequence ATGCCATTTATCTTAAGCTCTCAAAATGTTTTTAACTATCTAATTTCCCAAGGACTGTGTACTCAGCAAGAACAGTCATTGAGTGAAATTGAGCTAAAACCTGCCAAAAACTTTAATTTATTAGTCAGCTTACCCAATGGTCGTCAACTTCTGGTCAAGCAAGAGCGTCTCAACCAAGAAGGTAAAACTCGTGGTGAATTTCTAGATGAATGGCAAGTGCATAGTTTTTGCCAAACGTTCCCAGAAATTAGTCATCTGCGTACATATTTATCAGCAGCAATTCATTTTGATGCGGAAAATTCTATCATCGTTTTCAATTATCTCAATGATTATCGTGATTTAGCTGAATTTTATGCTCAAGAGAATTTATTTGCCACTGATATTTCTTGGTCAATTGGCGCAACTTTAGCATCAATTCATCGCCTAACTTTCAAACATCAAGAGTATCAAGAATTCTTCCAAACTGCCAGTAGAGAGACAGATAGTATAACTCCTAATCTCCCAGGTAAATTAAATAGAATTACACCAGAAGTATTTGGTATGGTTCCTGCTGATGGCTTGAAATTCTTTGCACTCTATCAACGTTACGATAATCTAGGAAAAGCGATCGCCAGTTTGAGTGATGCTTTTACTCCTTGTTGCTTAACTCACAATGATCTCAAGCTGAACAATATTCTTCTCTCTTTAAATTGGGAAGCAATCACTAACCAAGAATCAGGCTTTAGCGACAGTATAATTCGTTTAATTGACTGGGAACGGGGCGGTTGGGGAGATCCTGCTAGTGATTTAGGAGCCATAATTGCTAGTTACCTACAAATCTGGCTGCATAGCATGGTAACTAATAAAACAACACCTATTGAAGAATCCTTACGTTTAGCTGCAATTCCTTTGCAATTGCTACAACCTTCTCTCTCAACCTTAATTCAGTCTTATTTAGCCAACTTCCCCCAAATTTTAGAGCATCGTCCTGATTTCTTATCACTAGTTGTGCAGTTCTGCGGGTTTGCCTTAATTAGGTCTATTCAAGCCCAACTGCAATATGAGAGAACCTTTGATAATTCGGGTATCTGCATTCTCCAAGTTGCCAAGAGTTTATTATGTCGTCCCCAAGCATCCATAATCACCATTTTTGGGATGGAAGCTTCAGACTTGATTCCCACATTATCTCTTGCTTAA